The Pseudomonadota bacterium genome has a segment encoding these proteins:
- a CDS encoding response regulator, whose translation MASILLIDDDADVRISVQKVLESAGHVVRAVADGSYGIHSFRQRRPDLVITDIIMPDQEGIETIRELQKIDSSIPIIAISGGGPMQSQLDYLKLARQFGAVATLWKPFRAAALRELVNDVLVKRAAKSVPQDSGKPETDSSHCIDKSA comes from the coding sequence ATGGCCTCGATCCTGTTGATCGACGACGATGCCGACGTCCGCATTTCGGTGCAGAAGGTCTTGGAGTCGGCAGGCCACGTTGTGCGTGCGGTGGCCGATGGCAGCTATGGCATCCACAGCTTCCGCCAGCGTCGCCCCGATCTGGTGATCACCGACATCATCATGCCGGACCAGGAGGGCATCGAGACCATCCGCGAGCTGCAGAAGATCGACTCCTCGATACCGATCATCGCCATTTCCGGCGGCGGCCCGATGCAGTCGCAGCTCGACTACCTCAAGCTCGCCCGGCAGTTCGGCGCGGTTGCGACCCTGTGGAAGCCGTTCCGCGCCGCGGCACTCCGCGAGCTGGTGAACGACGTGCTGGTCAAGCGTGCGGCAAAGAGCGTGCCGCAGGATTCGGGCAAGCCCGAGACCGACAGCTCCCACTGCATCGACAAAAGCGCTTAA